Part of the Vagococcus teuberi genome, TCGTTTTTTTGAAGTATTTGCTTTACGCAATGCTTTTTCTAATTCTCTTTTTCGCTGTTCTTCTGCTTCTTGTTCACGTCTAAGTTTATATGGATTATTAATCAACAACGTTTGTAATACTTGGAATGCATTTGATATTACCCAATAAAGTGATAAACCACTAGCTAATTTAACACCCATAAATAAAATCATTAAAGGCATCACATAATTCATCGCCTTCATCGCACCTTGAACATTTGATTGGCTCATTGTTGTTAATCTTGTACTAATAAAAGTAAAGATAGCAGCTAGAATCGGTAAGATATATGTTGGATCTGGCTTACCTAGCTCTAACCATAAAAATGTTCCTTGTGTTAATTCTGGTATACGAGAAATTGCTTGCCACAATGCCATCATAATTGGTAACTGAACTAATAATGGTAAACATCCTGATAACGGATTAACGCCTGC contains:
- a CDS encoding YidC/Oxa1 family membrane protein insertase, with amino-acid sequence MKKKKKWLFILSMFVLVFILTGCGTGEINQSSAGLWDRYIVYYFGEAIKALSFGNPGIGIIIFTIIIRIILLPLMHYQTKSMRKTQELQPKLKELQEKYASKDSETVRKLQEEQQRLYSEAGVNPLSGCLPLLVQLPIMMALWQAISRIPELTQGTFLWLELGKPDPTYILPILAAIFTFISTRLTTMSQSNVQGAMKAMNYVMPLMILFMGVKLASGLSLYWVISNAFQVLQTLLINNPYKLRREQEAEEQRKRELEKALRKANTSKKRKK